The Mucilaginibacter terrae region AGCAGAACACGCCGGATTTTTTGAGCAGTTTGAGGGATTTCGTTCAGGCAAACGAGCGTGATCATCCACAATTCCACGAAGTACTGCGATTCTTTTCCGCTTTAACAGCCAATCATTATTTCATTATTCATAAAGGTATACTGACCGATACTGCGCTTATCCATCAATATTGGGATATTTTAGCCAAGCGGCATCAGTCAGAAGGCCTTGCTTATCAAAATTACGCCGGCGGATTATTACCCCCGGCAATTTTCTTAACCTATGATCTGAACATATACGGGAAGCAACCTTTGAAAATAGGTCAGCCCATTAAAGCCTTACGTGTATGCCGGTTTTGCCAGGGAAAGCAGGGCGACACAAATCATTTTGGCAAGATCGTGGCTTTTAAAAATAAAGCGCATGCAATCTCTGAAGCTTTGGGGAATAAAAGCACCATCCTTTTAGAAGAATGCGATGCTTGTAATGAGCGCTTTAGCGTAGGCATCGAACTATCGGTCATTCAGTTGTTGATTCCATACCGGTCATTTTTCGGTCTTGATGGCAAAGGAGGCAAGAAAAAATTAAAAGGTACCGACTTCAGCATACAGTCTACGGACGAAATGATCAGTATTCAATTGGAAAAAGACATACCAGAACTTTCTTCTATTTCATTTCCCCAACCTTTTAAAGTTGATCTTAATTTAAGAGAAGGATTTATTCCCCAGGACGTTTACAAATCGCTTTGTAAATTCGTTCTCAGTGTAATTCCGACCCACCTTTGTTCCACCTTTTCCGAAACCATTAACTGGATCAACGGTACCAGGATAGAAAAGAAGTTACCTAAGATCGCTATGTTAGAGGACAACCGTTTTTTTACGCAAATTCCTATGTTATTCACATATACCCGTAAAAATGATACTGACTTGATCCCTTACATGATTAGGAGAATTTCACTATGCGCAAAATATTTTCGTGTTTATCATACCATTCAGCGCAAAAGACAGTCGGACTTTTCTAAAAGCCAGCGATTACAAACACTATTGGTCGAACTTCAATAGCATGAGAAAACACAAGCGTTGGAAGTTTAGGGATTTCAGCCTCGCGGAAACTATTAGGTTACAGATAAATTTTGAGATCAAGCTCCCTAAAAAATAACAATGGCAAAACTACGCAAGAAAGACATCGAACATTTCTACCGGAATTACAAATTGATCGGTAAAGCCGAAAAACGCATCCATGCTTTTACCGGCACTCTTTCTTGTCGTTTCTGCGGAAAAAGCTCGCCGGAAGTAATATTTAAAAACGATGCACACCTGGTACCGGAATTGATGGGCAAGAATGATTTTTTATATTCAGAAGAATGTGATAGCTGTAACAGTTTGTTTAGCAAGTATGAATCCCATCTTGCCATTTATTTGCGTCCATACTTAACCATGCTCGGCGTCAAGGGAAAGAAAAAAGTCCCTTTTTTTCAGTCAAGATCGGCAGCAGATCACACCAACGGCAGAACGATCATCACAACCGGAGCCAATAATCAGAAAAACATCGTCTTAGGTTCGCTGGATGACTATAAAATCGACCATGAAAAAAAGGTCGCGACCTTCACCTTCAGAAACCCGCCTTATATCCCCTTAAATGTTTACAAAGCGTTTGTAAAAATAGGCTTGTCGCTTTTACCTAATGAAAAGGTCGCAAAATATCAAAACCTATGTCATTGGATCAGTGATCGGCCACACGGGCGGCTCGATTATTTTCCGATCACTATTAAAACCATGATGACGGAAAGCCAGTTTGTGGAACCGCGTGTAGAGCTTTCAGAAAGCAGCCGAACGATCAAAGAGAATGGCTTTATACCTAACCTGACCCTACATCTGTGCTTTGGCAATCTCATTTTTCAGGTCTATTTACCATTGGCAAAACGTTTCAATTATCATCGGTTAATAGTTAAAAAGCCGATATACATACTTAGCCACCATATTTTTCAAGGTATTGGAGATAAAGAAACGTCGAGGGTGGTTAAAGCCGTCCAACTAGGAAAAAGTGAACCCGTCCAACGGGATGAGCAAATTAATTTCAGCTTTACAAGCGGAGATTTTAATATCGGCGAATCTCAAACTTCAAACCCGGCCAAATGAAATTGGAGTTTTATATTTTATCTTAGCGTAGTGAACCTACCACATCAATCCGATTTACCGATAAATTTGCTGGCCGCCTGTTTCAACAATACGGTAGCTACTTATAAGTTCTATTGGTTTTTGGCTATTATCGGACGGGTAGAAAACGGAGAAATGACTATTGCAAAGCATAGTCTTTTTGCTGAAATGGTTGCACACTCCTGGTACACGGTCAATTATTTTCATCTTTCATTTGGCAAACAGGATAAATTACAACGCGCAATTGAGGAAATCAAAGTGATCGAACACCTAACAATTGATGCCAAAAGAGATCTGATCTTTAAACACCTCACCCAATCCTCAGAAAAGAACACGACAAAAATACTTCAACATTTTGATGCGGAAGTTCCGCACCGATTTCTAAGCCCTTGGTTCAAGGCAGGCGACAAGGTTCTGGCTTATCAGTATTCGCAGAATCTCACTAATAATTGTTTGTACAGTGTTTACAAGGATTACATTGAAATTAATCCCAACTGGCTGAACTACCTGAAACAGAATGCCGGTATCTTAAAGGACTTCTGCTATTGGAACTTAGCTGTTTATTTACAAACTAAAAACCCTAATGTACCAGACATTCCAAATAAGCTCAATAAAGTCCCTATGAGAAAAGCACTTGGCGAGCAACGCAAATTCTGGGACATCGTTATCAATGAATTGGGAAGTGTAGACTGTATTTATACCAACTCGAAGTTAACGGTAGGTCATTATGCTGTAGAGCACTTTTTACCCTATGCTTTTGTTTCACACGATCTCATGTGGAACTTAATTCCTGCCGACCCCTCATTCAACAGTTCCAAAAGCGACAAGTTAGTCCCACTGGAAAAATACTTTCGCCCTTACTTTGAGCTTCAGCAGACGGCTTTGCAAATCATACAGGATAAAGCACCTAAGCATAAATTCCTCGAAGATTATCTGACCATCGTGCCTGATATATCATTGTTTGAATATGACCGGGTATTTGACCAGCTACAACCAATGGCGACCATAGCCAAAAACAATGGATTTGAGTTCTTATTAACGTAAAGTATTGATAAAATTACGATAGAACTCCTCATAATCCTTTGCTTGTGTTGTAACATATAATACTTCAACTTCTAATGCCATAAGCAGATCTATCCTGTCTGTTTCTTTAACTCTGGAGAACGTTGGTATGATCCAACGAATCGTATTGGGTACATCTACACCCGCACGTTTGAGCCTTGCCCGAAAGTTTAGGATAAACCACAAATGCGCTTCTGTGTAGTCCAGACCAAAGCCTATGATGTCAATATCACGAATGAAAAACAAATGTATCCAGTTCAATTGACCCCGCTCGATCTCTTTTTGAATCAGATCATGCAATCCTTTTCCATCATTACTTTTTATAAAGTGATGAATTTTTTCGAGGTAATCAGAATAATGCTCAAAGCCGATCATAATGGAAGACTCCGGGTAATCTCTGACCTTTCCATTAAAACCGTTCTGACATTCACCATGTATGTGCCAGACCTGGCGCCCCCTAATCTGATTAAAGCGATACAGACTGTACTTGGGCCATTTTTCTTTCCTATCATTTAACGGGTCGAAATCGGGAGCCAGTGCCTTTTCAATACAGTAATCATAATTGGTAGTCAGGTAGTGTTTATAATAATTTCTTTCAGTTAGCTCCCGCAATAAGTGATGCGGCTGTAATTTCAACGCCTCCTGTCCGATATAGCTCTTTAGCGTTTTGATGTTCTCTTCAACCGGTTGATTACGATTCAGGCTATAAGAAATTTCTTCAAAAAATAATGGGAATGCTTTTTGGTTCCGTTGAATGACCAATCCCGTGGTACGGCACAGGTTTGCCAGTAAGTCATCCCAGGAAAACCGCGCGTTAAGCTGATTTGGGCCATTGCCGACGAATAAATATTTTTCATCAGCAAGAAAAAACCGCCTGATGTCACCTGCTTTTTTCATTTAGAATAATAGACTTTATAAACGATAGGTTGTAAGAGCAGCTTACTTAATGGATCAGCTAAAATGTAAAAATCAGCGGTATTTGACTCATCATCAAAATTATAAAGCCGATAAATAAAATAGCTGCCGGGATGTCTCTCACCAAAAATATATTCGTTGATGGTGTAGTAAAAAGGTGTTAAAGCCACACTGCTAGTAGTTTTTACTTCTATGTATAAATAATTGCCCTGTGTATCAAAAGAACGAACATCATAACCCAGTCCATCAGGAACGATGTTTACTTGTTCAGCAAGATCTGCCCGACCGGCCGCAGTCAATCTTTGTTTTTCATACTGTTTAACCAACTCTTCACCTGCATCGCCAATTTCTTTATGTTCGATGGCTTCCGCTATATAATCTGTATCCCTGGCGTTAAACGATGGATTCACAACGGGAAGCGAGGGTATGCCTTTAGCCGGAGGCGCTTGCTTTCGCAGGCTATTGCTAAAAACCTCTTCCGGCGTTGTTTCGCCCCAGGCCAAACGTATCAGCTTATCATATAATGCCGTATTCTCAGCAATAAAATCCCTTGTGAGGGTTATCAACCGCTGCCAATCATACTTGTCCAGATCACTGATAGGAATGGATCGCCAACGAAGGATTTTAGGAATATTTTTGTCGACAATGTCCTTTTGAGCCGCCGACAGGTGGGAGTTTTTCTCAAAATAATAATCCATCTTATAAACGAGCTCACGGCCATGACCATCTAACCCGACTGTAAAAAAGATGTCTTTATTCTCATCCCCAACCTTGTAAATCCGCGCCCAGGTATAGGTTTTAAAACGCGCAACGTGTTTTTTGCCCTCTCTTCCTTTCTGGCTCCACATTCGCCAATTAAAAGTTTCAAATCCCGGCAACAGTTTGATCAGCGCATTAGACCAGTAAACCGTTTTCGTACCCGGCCCTGCAATAATGAAATTTTTAGCTGCCACATGCTCTGCATTGTTTTTATCGTAAACCGTTCCACCCCAATCATGCAGAAAATCAGCTTCACGCACATTAAAAAACGGATGATTGTAAGTAACCAGAGGCGTTAACTGATAGAATGCTTTGTAATGCTCATTGTCCTTCTAGAATTGTGCACAACGCTTCATTTCCGCAAATCCGAATAGCTCGTCCGCCAGTTTTCTTTTAGGGCCAAAACCAAAATCTTCTGCCAATTCGTAAAAACCAGGGCCATGATCGGTCAGGTCGGCATACATTGCCATGGAACTTAACAATGGGCGCTTATGATTATGTTCAAACTTAGATATTTCATAAAGTTCTTTGCTTAAGATACTGCGATCACCAGGACTATCGTGATCTAACCCTAAACGTTTCATGATGTCTCCGTAAGTTACCGGGGTATGTTTTCTTGCTTGGTCTATAAGCAAAGTTCTGATCTGCTGATTCATTAGTGATAAGTGAAGTTTAGGGAAGTAATATTAATCAATATAGATTAGTTATAAAATATTATTTCCTCAGCATAGTCAAGCTGTTTTTATTTTCAGCCAAGAAGAAGTTAAAATCTACCACAGAGAATTGAAACATAGATTTATAAGTAGTTTGTTTATTGATTAGTGGTACATGTAATTGGACTTTATGATAATTTATAAAAAAGTCGTAAAATGCGCAATCTAAGTTTTATCACGCTCAACACAAATGGACTTTAAACTTCTAGCAGTTCGACCCAGAACCGGTTGCAATAAACGATTTCTTAAAAATCTTCAAGCGGGAAGAGTATACAGTTTCTATACTCCAATCGAATATTTGAATGATGGGGGCAACCAAGTCAGCTTAACTGATGAAGTTGAAAGTTTGAACATTAAAGCTTTTCAAAGCCCCGATTTATATAGTCAAAAATTACTGCGAGGTGGCATGATCGACGTCAATATTTCGGCTGTGGTTGGAAAAAACGGTTCGGGCAAAAGTTCACTTATCGAATTTTTTTTTGCTGCGGTATACCTTTTTTCTGTTAGTCAAGGATTATTAAAACCCAATGATGATAGTTTGGCTGAAGACACCTTACAGACCGATCGCGACTTGCAAAGCGCAAGAGAGCGACAAGATGTGTTGCAAACAAAAAAGCAAAATATTAGCGATCAATTGGCTGGGATGGCTGGGAAGAGGGTTTCAATGAAAGCTATTGATAAGCTAAATATCGAGCTAGCTACGATTAGCGCAGAGCAGCAAGAACTTGAAACATTAAAGCAAGAGATAATTAATAAAAGAAAGTATAACAGTCGGCAAATGCGCGAACTAAGAAGCTTTCAGGTGCAGTTTAAAGGTGAAATGTTTTTCCAAATTGGTAGCAAAATTTATCAACTCCGATTAGCCGGATTTAACAAGAAAGAACTGAACGGGCTTTTTGAAATGAATCAGGCAGGGCCGTTGTCCAAACGTATCATCTCTGATTTAACTGAAATAACGCAGCTTGCCGATCACTTCTTTTATACCATTGCAGTCAATTATTCGCATTATGCGATGAATGCTAACCATTTGGGTGAATGGGTTAATTTTCTATTTCATAAAAACGATGGTTATACTACTCCTCTCGTGATTAACCCGATGCGAAAAAACGGAAATTTCGACATCAATGATGAAGCTAACTTTGCCCGATACCGATTACTATCCAACGTTTTACTCGCGCGGTATGAAAATAAAGATGATCCTAAAGTGTTCATTTCTGACAATCACCATATACGTGTTGCAAAGTTTACCCTAAACCGAAACAAAGTAATCGGATTAAATCGGCCTTTATTCACCGGGAACGACGGTCTTGATGGCGATAGACGTTATCTTGACTTATTTAAACGCTTTATTTCCGATTACTTAGAAGATTACAGTTATGAACAATTATCGGAAACTGAATTTGTCCTAAAAGATATACTAGTCAATTATATTCTGCAAAAAATTACGCGCATCTCTCAACGTTATCCTGGGTTTGCAATCGACAACCTTTCAACGGATAGCCCTGCCATAAATGATCTGTTCACACTATTAAAGAACGACGGTAGCCACATTACTTATAAACTAAAGCAAGCCGTAAACTTATTGATTCGTTGTCTTAATCCGAGACGTCGACGCCCCTTCGGCATCACAGCGGAACAACTTAAAGGAAAATCAAAATTTGAAGTAACTTTCACATTAACCGGGCTCATGCGATGGATGGGTAATCCTAAGCCGGAATATTTAATCGAAAGACTGCCGCCATCACTTTTCGAAATAGATTTTGAAGTTTCAAATCACAAAGGAGATAAATCAAGCTTCAATGCGTTAAGCTCTGGCGAACAGCAGCTCATCCATTCTATTCAAGCTGTCACCTATCACTTGAACAACTTACAATCGGCTCACTTGAGCAGTACGCCGAGATTTAAATACACGGCCATTAACATAATTTATGATGAGATTGAACTCTATTTTCACCCGGATTACCAACGTCGATTTATTTCAGAATTACTAAGTAATATTTCAAGACTGCCGAGGCGTCGCCAACGAAGTATCCGCGGTATTAATATAATTTTTCTGACACACTCGCCATTCATCTTATCAGACATACCTCAAGAGAATATACTGTTGTTAGAAGTTGACAAGAGCAATGGTAAATCAATTCCCAGTGTTGTAAAGACTCAGACATTTGCTTCAAATATTAATGAGCTACTGGCGAATAGTTTCTTCCTCAAAGGCACCCTTATGGGTACTTTGGCCGAAAAGCGTTTGAAAAACATTGTCCAGCAAGCCAAAGAAGGACAAGAGATAAGTAAAGAAGATAACGATTTGATAAAAATCATTGGAGATTCATTTTTAAAGTTCAGCATGGAGGAACTAACTAAACGGAATTAAAGATGATAAAACTTACAATCGCCGAACCGGATAACTTTCGCAATGATTACATGGCCGCAGTGGAAAATTTGATTTTAAAAGAACTCAAAATTCTAAGAAGGTCTGTAGATCATGCTCGAGGGAATGGCCTGGATGATTTGAGTGATATTCGCTCATTTCAATTTACCACTCGCGACGTTATAGCAATCATTTGTGACCAGGAAAAAAACAAGGATGATTTCCTAAAAAAGAACTATGAAACTACACTTAACACGTTTCGTCAAGGTGCAATTATCACACCTCATGATCTAAGTCCTATATACGATTTAATTGATGCCTTAATTGACCCTGCGACAAGTAAATTACGGGAGTTACTGCTATGTGAACCTAGTGAACTGGAAAATAAGAGCGATGAATTATATAATGAATTTGGCATAACTACGGTTGAGGAAAAGAAGATTATAAAAATTGTCTTCAATTACAAAACACAAACCGATATAACGAATGCGATTAAGGGCTTTTTCCAAA contains the following coding sequences:
- a CDS encoding HNH endonuclease domain-containing protein, which gives rise to MNLPHQSDLPINLLAACFNNTVATYKFYWFLAIIGRVENGEMTIAKHSLFAEMVAHSWYTVNYFHLSFGKQDKLQRAIEEIKVIEHLTIDAKRDLIFKHLTQSSEKNTTKILQHFDAEVPHRFLSPWFKAGDKVLAYQYSQNLTNNCLYSVYKDYIEINPNWLNYLKQNAGILKDFCYWNLAVYLQTKNPNVPDIPNKLNKVPMRKALGEQRKFWDIVINELGSVDCIYTNSKLTVGHYAVEHFLPYAFVSHDLMWNLIPADPSFNSSKSDKLVPLEKYFRPYFELQQTALQIIQDKAPKHKFLEDYLTIVPDISLFEYDRVFDQLQPMATIAKNNGFEFLLT
- a CDS encoding SIR2 family protein; this translates as MKKAGDIRRFFLADEKYLFVGNGPNQLNARFSWDDLLANLCRTTGLVIQRNQKAFPLFFEEISYSLNRNQPVEENIKTLKSYIGQEALKLQPHHLLRELTERNYYKHYLTTNYDYCIEKALAPDFDPLNDRKEKWPKYSLYRFNQIRGRQVWHIHGECQNGFNGKVRDYPESSIMIGFEHYSDYLEKIHHFIKSNDGKGLHDLIQKEIERGQLNWIHLFFIRDIDIIGFGLDYTEAHLWFILNFRARLKRAGVDVPNTIRWIIPTFSRVKETDRIDLLMALEVEVLYVTTQAKDYEEFYRNFINTLR
- a CDS encoding DUF3883 domain-containing protein, which produces MREADFLHDWGGTVYDKNNAEHVAAKNFIIAGPGTKTVYWSNALIKLLPGFETFNWRMWSQKGREGKKHVARFKTYTWARIYKVGDENKDIFFTVGLDGHGRELVYKMDYYFEKNSHLSAAQKDIVDKNIPKILRWRSIPISDLDKYDWQRLITLTRDFIAENTALYDKLIRLAWGETTPEEVFSNSLRKQAPPAKGIPSLPVVNPSFNARDTDYIAEAIEHKEIGDAGEELVKQYEKQRLTAAGRADLAEQVNIVPDGLGYDVRSFDTQGNYLYIEVKTTSSVALTPFYYTINEYIFGERHPGSYFIYRLYNFDDESNTADFYILADPLSKLLLQPIVYKVYYSK
- a CDS encoding AAA family ATPase, yielding MDFKLLAVRPRTGCNKRFLKNLQAGRVYSFYTPIEYLNDGGNQVSLTDEVESLNIKAFQSPDLYSQKLLRGGMIDVNISAVVGKNGSGKSSLIEFFFAAVYLFSVSQGLLKPNDDSLAEDTLQTDRDLQSARERQDVLQTKKQNISDQLAGMAGKRVSMKAIDKLNIELATISAEQQELETLKQEIINKRKYNSRQMRELRSFQVQFKGEMFFQIGSKIYQLRLAGFNKKELNGLFEMNQAGPLSKRIISDLTEITQLADHFFYTIAVNYSHYAMNANHLGEWVNFLFHKNDGYTTPLVINPMRKNGNFDINDEANFARYRLLSNVLLARYENKDDPKVFISDNHHIRVAKFTLNRNKVIGLNRPLFTGNDGLDGDRRYLDLFKRFISDYLEDYSYEQLSETEFVLKDILVNYILQKITRISQRYPGFAIDNLSTDSPAINDLFTLLKNDGSHITYKLKQAVNLLIRCLNPRRRRPFGITAEQLKGKSKFEVTFTLTGLMRWMGNPKPEYLIERLPPSLFEIDFEVSNHKGDKSSFNALSSGEQQLIHSIQAVTYHLNNLQSAHLSSTPRFKYTAINIIYDEIELYFHPDYQRRFISELLSNISRLPRRRQRSIRGINIIFLTHSPFILSDIPQENILLLEVDKSNGKSIPSVVKTQTFASNINELLANSFFLKGTLMGTLAEKRLKNIVQQAKEGQEISKEDNDLIKIIGDSFLKFSMEELTKRN